The DNA window TCTGTTAGTAAAACAGATTTGAAGAGATTCATCGCTTGGTCTGCCAAGAGCTTTGACATGCCCATCCTGGAGGAATTCATCCATGCTATTCGTAGGTCAAGCCTTCGATGTTGTTTGCACGCCATGCTAACAGATCACAGCTACGGCTGAGCTTGAACCCATTACCGCAGACTACGTTCAAAGTGATGAAGGTAAGTTATATTTATCATAGAGATAACAATCTACTAACAAGTATCTCAGCTGATATGGGTATGACATATGACGAGCTCTCTCGCTTCGGTGTAAGTAAACATAACCATGAGATAAATCACAACTAAACTGACAATTATCGAAGCGTCTACGAAAAGAGAGCAAGCTCGGCCCATACGGCATGTTCCTCCGGCTTCTTGAAGAATGGGGTGGTGAGGGCAAGATGACACCACGAGAAGTCGCCACCAAAGTCAAGAGATTCCACGGTTTCCACGTATGTTTTCTTTTAGTCAAAGTCCTTGTTACATGAGCTAACAATTCTTCAAGTATATCAACAGACACAAACAAGCAGTGGCAACGCCCGCTGTTCATGTTGAAAACTACTCCCCGGATGACCACAGGTTTGATCTTCGACCTCTTGTTTACCCCTCACCATGGAATAGCTGGTCTTTTGAAAAGATCGACAAGAGGGTCGAGGCTATCGAGAAGGCCAtcgagaaaaagaaaaagggtgAGGTTTCTAAATAGTACATATTTTTGTGTTGCGATCAAGAACACGGAGTTATAAGTGTGAATTGACAAAAACGTTCCGGACATCAGTAACTCTCGAGCATGGCAATTTGATTCAACTAGCACTTGACCTTGTACAGAAAACGGCCTAACGTTATCCAGTTCCTCGTGCACAGCTTTTCGGAATACTTCTCTCAGGGCTCATATCAGAGTCGGAGGACGAATAAGAAGGGAAAGTTCTCTTGTTAGTAGTAAGTGAGTGTGCGGTCCCACCCCTCATACTTCGGCCACGGCAACTCCTTAATGATGGGTAGCATGGGATGGTGCCGAAAACTGCGTGCCACTTGTCCACTGTGATAAGTTCGAGAAATTGTTTTGCATCTTCGCATCTGAAATACCCCAGAAGTTCGTAGAGACACTGCCACAACTTCTGCATGTTCGAGTGGCCTTCAAGCACTGCGGGCACTCGGCAAACCATCTAGTGAAGGCTCTAACATGCCTTTCGGGGCCCTCCATGGACGAAATACCATTGACCATACTCAACTGGAGTCCATTTCAACGGCTGAACCTACCAGTAATGTATTGGAACTAGCACGGAGGCCTCTTCAACAGGCGTGACTTCACAAGGGATCCGGGCATTTGCGAACCATACTCAGCTACCACGATCCTGGGTATTCAGGTTCTGACAGTGATGTGGAGGCGCCCAATGACTTTGAGCATGCCGACCAGCCCGTGAAAAGGCATATTGGGCGAGTTCATTCACTTACAGCCCCCAGGAGAAATCCCCAGGGTGGAATAGCCGAGTTTCTGACAGTCTTGTTTCTCATATTGCGTCTCAACCCGGCTGTAAGAGTGCCGCCGGTGAAGCCCACAGAATTGCGCAGCATCAGGATATATTTGCCTAGATGCTGACGAGCAATGCATCTGTGGTAACGCCATGGGCACAATTGACTTTTTACTTGAGTAGAAATTGAACTTAAGAAGCAGAAACCCATTCCCAGGAATGGGTTTCTGGGCTTCGGCCGTGTTGCCATTGCACCCAGTTTGGACTtgaaatttaatttaaagtctatagatatGTAAAGTCTTTCATGTATTAACCTTCTCTTTAGCCATTATAATATTACATGCGGGTCGTTGACGGCCgttgttgtgttgttttTTTATGTTTCGAGCCCGTGTAATTTGCATTTGCAAACACCACAATcacatacgaccatacctATCAGAGAactcgggatcccgtccgctctcccatagataAGCTGATAAGGGGCGAactagtagttgggtcggtgacgaccagcgaatcctcgctgttgtatgtttttggTTTTTTTGCTGTTCTACTATATTTACTTCTAGTACCCAGATACGTTGAGTCTGTACCTGGGGTGGTGCATTGGAAGTAGGACTTGCAAAGGGTATTTTGCCATACTGCCTTGGATATATGAACTTTCATCAGTATAAACACAGTGCTTGTATATAGCTTTATCCTTCCCAGGGGCATCAGATGGTTTCTCATGGTAGGCGTCAACTGCATCGTAGACGGCATTCCTTGCAAAAACTGCGTCAAGATTCACTCGCTTTATAACCTCTGAAATGCTAGGCCTACTCTCTCGTCCCTCGGCGCTGCAAAAAGTCgagctccttcttctccttacCGGCaaccttcttcctcttcctctcaaTTGCCCTGTCCACTTGTCCCTTGCTCATGCCCTCGTACCTGTTCACGAGAAGCTGCTTCTTCTGTTCGCTCCTCTTCAGGTAGAACGGGGTCTTGCCCTGCGCTACaagctccttctccttcttgcgGTGCTCCTTGAGCAggttctcctcctcctgtcTGCGCAGGTTGGCCTTCTTGCGAGACTCCATGGACTGCAGCTCGCGCTTGAGGTTCTCCTTCTCGTCAAAATTCTTGGTCTTTTTGATCTGCACGCGCAGGTCGGCCATCTCCTTGTCGCGGTACTCATCCAGGAAGGCGTAGGCTTTGCTGGCCTTTTCTTCGTCGACACGGCCGACCAAGGGGTCGAATCGCGGATCACGGTATTGGCGTTTGTTTTCGGGAATAATCTCGCGACGACGAGATACGGGCTTTTTGGATGTTTGTTCTTGGGGTGCGTGTTTAGATGACCGTTTGGGTTTGGGGTCGTCCTTTGATCTGGTGGGTTTCCTGGGTGCTGGTGTTTCTGTCTTTGGTGTATCGTCGTCGGTGGATTTCTTTGTTTTTGACTTGCGCCCTGAGGGGAGCGATGCTTGCGCTTTTGCGAGGGCACCAAATGAGACAGATGAGAGGTCTATCTTGGGTCCTTTTTGCTCAGGCTATATCTGGTCAGAAACAATTGTCAAGCGCAAAAGCAGAAACCTCACCTCAGACTCATCTTCTGAGCCGTCTCCGGATTCTTGATCTtggtcatcctcatcctcatcctcatcctcatcgtcttcgtcttcgtcttcgtcgtcagaATCTCCTCGAATACCctcttcttcaacctcaTTGTCGTCACCATCCTCACTTGAGGAGTTCTGGCTCTCAGGCTCTTCCTCCCActcatcttctcttctcggTCGCACTCTTCTCTCGAGTCCTAATGAGGACGACGGTTTTCGCTTAATTGCCATATTATGATGCTGCGTAAAGTGAGATAAAACAGTCTTGGAAGTGGTTATGATGCGACACTGTAATGCGACGggaacttttttttttacatACATATCCAAAGCTTCGATAAGCCCCACACATGCTTATCGCCATCAGGGATCTCGGAAAAAGGCTACTCAAGGTACAAAAATAGACGACCTCAGAGTACGCTCCGAAATCGCACAAACTGACTCGCTAATTTTGTCCCCACTGCTTCAAGCAGTAACATTCATTAGTCTACCGAGTCAGTTTATGCCATTTTAGACCACATCCTGGAAACCTTTAATTTTTTGTATCTCAAAGATTGCCGCCTAGACTCCCATGTTACGCGCATTTCGATCTCTGGTGTCGAGAATCTCACAAGCTATacaaccaccaccaccttcgCAACATGCTCCTTTGGTTCGCAAAGCTACAACAATGACAGGCTACGCACCCTCGGGTGTCCTGAAGGCGGCGCCAAAGTCGATGAATATACCTGGTCTCACACTGGCGCAACCAGGCGCTTTCTCGAATGCGACCAAGGGCCCTCAGAACGGTCAAATAAACACTGAACAGAAGTATGTATATTCCGCCATATGCGTTGGCCTCTCCATCAATACTTATAATTGTATAAAGGGCTCGTAAGGGAATTAAAAGGAAGAGCAAGAGACATGCCCCAGAGGCGCGAAAACCCCGTTCCCAATCCCCTCCAAAAGTCCCCAGCAAAGGTTCTGGGGGCGTCCCAGAGCCCACACCAAAATACCTGGCACAAGCAAATCTCGCTCCGGAACGTCTGAGTCAACCACGCCGTATACTTGTAGTCATTGACTTGAATGGAACGCTTCTCCACCGTCCCAACAAGAAGCGTCCCTTCGATTTCACCGAGCGACCTCATGCGAAGACCTTCCTGGGCTACTGTATCGAGACTTTTCATGTTGCCATTTGGTCCTCAGCCCGCCCCGAAAACGTCGAGAAGATGGTAGAGAAGCTCCTGACGCCCGAACAGCGTGAGCAATGCCTTGTTACCTGGGGGCGTGATTCCTTCAATCTGTCAAAAGAAGACTACATGACAAAAGTCCAAGTCTACAAGCGTCTCACAAAGATATGGACTGATCCAAGAGTTATGGCCGCTCATCCTCGGGCTTCTGAAGGGGGTCTGTGGGACCAGACCAATACTATTCTCGTCGACGACTCGTTTGAGAAGGGCCGCAGCGAGCCTTTCAACACCCTCACGCTTCCTGAATTCAGCGGGTTGGATAGAGAGATCCCTAACGTCTTACCCCAGGTGCACGACTACATTAATGAGCTATCCTATCAAGTGGATATCAGTCGCTTTGTACGACGATCGCCATTTCAGCTTAATTCGAACTATATCCTGCCGGAAGAATGAATGAACTAAAGAGTTTACCAAACGTCTATAGAACTTTGCTCTTGCCAAGAGAGGAATATTCACCTACTCTTGATTTTTCATGGACTAGAGGACTGGTCACAGCGGCCGTTCTCACAGCCCATAGGCTGGGCGTTGTACGAATAGAATGGGAGTAAGGATTAGAAGACTTTCTTCATAGATACCCAGTTGCACGTCCTTACAGCAACGTAGAAATCTACAATTATGGATGAACCCTCTTTTTCCCATTGTGGCCTGTGGCATGGAAAGGCCAATCAATCAATGGTTTTGCCTAGGATTTGGTCTTTTAAAGTCTAGTGACCAAAATCGTGACACGTTGATCAAAACGTTGGATAGCTGGAatcttttcttcatctgaCAGCAAACACAGGAAGAGCACGACGCGATAGCTTAGTACTCGTTCACCAAAGGAATCACAATAGACCGAAATGTCGTCATACGCAAGAAATGTCTATATAACAGACATGTTTTGTTCTCTTTTGGACTACCATAGGGAATCTGCCAGCCAGCGGGGCCTTCATGAGGCATAGAATATCATAAACTCATTTACCCTCCCAACCATTTAACCATAAtccattatcatcatcgctcttagttttcttttcctttttgttttgttttgtttacTTGAAGACCTTACCGTCAGCAAGCTTGTACTCCTTGCCATCGACAGTAATGCCCTTCTCCCAGCCCCAGGCATCCTCGACGAACTGTCGATCCTCAGGCTTGGAGGGGTCGAGCTTGACGAAACTGTAGCTCTCCCAATCGGGGGCGACGTCGAAAGCGGGAATGTGCTCCTGGCCTCGGATAACGAAAGCACCCTGGATGACGGAGTCGTTGTTCTCGCCGTAGACGGCAGCACATCCGAAGATGTACTTGCGGGAACCCTCAAGACGGTTGTTGAAGCCACCAATCAGGTTGTTGGACATGAAGGTGAGAGTAAGCTCATCGTTGTACTTGTAGTCAACCTTCCAGATCGACCACTCCTCGAAGTTGAAGTTATCCCAGAAGTACTTCATGGCCTCGTTGTGGTCCTTGATGTTGGAGTACTGGCGCTTCCACTCATCGAGAGGGAAAGAGGGGCGGCCGAGAGCCTCGAGAGGGTGCTTGGCCTTGGGGGCAGCAGGAGCCTCGTCAGCCTCAGGGGCAGCGGCGGGGGCAGCTGCGGGAGCGGCCTCCTTCTTGGCTTCCTTCTTagcctccttcttggcctccttCTTAGGCTGGTCGGCCTTCTTGGGAGGGTTGGTCAGAGTAACGGTATCGAGGAGATCAACCTTCTCAGCAACCTCAGAGAAGATAGGCTGGCTGCGGACAGTCTCGAACCATCGGGTGACAGCAGGGTGCTCAGAGCGCCATTGCTTGTCAAAGAAGTACTGGAAGCCACGGATGGCGATGGCAACAGAGAAGAGATCGGCAAGAGTGATACGCTCGCTGACAAGGAAGGTGTTGTGGAGGAGGTACTCCTCGACAACGGCGAAGTTCTTCTCGGTAGCCTTGATGGCATCGTCGACGTTCTTCTTGTTGTAAGGAGACTCGCCCTTGAGGGGGCTGAACCAAGCAATGAGGTTGGGAAGGACCTCAGAGTTGAAGAAGGACATCCACTTCAGGATGGAAGCATAGTCCTGCTTGGTCTTGCCGAGAAGAGTGGTCTTCTCGTTCTGAGAGGTGACTGCATCAGGTTAGCGAAGCTCGCGACAAGCTGACAAGATAAACAAGATGAGTTGTGTTGCGAGGTCAGAAGTTAGACGGTATCCACAAATGAACTCTTGAGAGACATTTCAGACAGGGATAACTGTATAGAATAATGCTAGGTCATCATTCGCAAGGGAGGAAAAACAGAAAAATTGGTACCATGGTGGGCATCACACGCAGCTTCACTTACTGTAGATGGCAATGGCGATGCACTCGGACAGAGCGAAGCCATCCTCGCCAACAAAGGCGGGGATCTTGCCAAGGCCGTTGGCCTTGAGGTGCTCAGCGGTAGCGTTGCCCTTCTCGGCCTCGACGATGTTGAGCTCGATGTCGTTCGCCTTAGCCACAGCCTTGATGGCAGTAGAGCGGCAGTTGTTCTGAAAGAACAGACCAGTCAGTAACGACGCTCAGAAAAGCTTTGCAGACGCAAATGCAAAATGCAAATGCAGCATATTCAGATTCAGGGCTCGAGAGTATGTACCTCGCGGGTGAAGAGAGTTCCGAAAGCCATCTTGAATGCTTTGCTCGGCAGCTGAGAACAGGTTGACAAACAAAGAGACgagtgaagatgaggaaggaaaaagaaggaGGGGAAAGTTTTTTTAAAGGTGCGATAATTACGAAATTGCTTGCCCCGCGCTGGTGGGGTCCTGCCTTACTGCCCGAGCAACGCGAAATCTCAAAAGAGGTGGCTGGGCAAGCTCAAAAGTGGCGGTTGAGATAAGAGACTTGTGGCTGCGATAAGCTTGTTCATGCTACTTTTCACGTGACTGCCATGAGGAGCTAGCCGTTGATGGATCTCGAGATCCCGTGAAGTTTTTCTAGACAGAC is part of the Fusarium poae strain DAOMC 252244 chromosome 4, whole genome shotgun sequence genome and encodes:
- a CDS encoding hypothetical protein (BUSCO:54897at5125); amino-acid sequence: MAIKRKPSSSLGLERRVRPRREDEWEEEPESQNSSSEDGDDNEVEEEGIRGDSDDEDEDEDDEDEDEDEDDQDQESGDGSEDESEPEQKGPKIDLSSVSFGALAKAQASLPSGRKSKTKKSTDDDTPKTETPAPRKPTRSKDDPKPKRSSKHAPQEQTSKKPVSRRREIIPENKRQYRDPRFDPLVGRVDEEKASKAYAFLDEYRDKEMADLRVQIKKTKNFDEKENLKRELQSMESRKKANLRRQEEENLLKEHRKKEKELVAQGKTPFYLKRSEQKKQLLVNRYEGMSKGQVDRAIERKRKKVAGKEKKELDFLQRRGTRE
- a CDS encoding hypothetical protein (BUSCO:45705at5125), which translates into the protein MTGYAPSGVLKAAPKSMNIPGLTLAQPGAFSNATKGPQNGQINTEQKARKGIKRKSKRHAPEARKPRSQSPPKVPSKGSGGVPEPTPKYLAQANLAPERLSQPRRILVVIDLNGTLLHRPNKKRPFDFTERPHAKTFLGYCIETFHVAIWSSARPENVEKMVEKLLTPEQREQCLVTWGRDSFNLSKEDYMTKVQVYKRLTKIWTDPRVMAAHPRASEGGLWDQTNTILVDDSFEKGRSEPFNTLTLPEFSGLDREIPNVLPQVHDYINELSYQVDISRFVRRSPFQLNSNYILPEE
- a CDS encoding hypothetical protein (BUSCO:30955at5125), with the translated sequence MAFGTLFTRENNCRSTAIKAVAKANDIELNIVEAEKGNATAEHLKANGLGKIPAFVGEDGFALSECIAIAIYITSQNEKTTLLGKTKQDYASILKWMSFFNSEVLPNLIAWFSPLKGESPYNKKNVDDAIKATEKNFAVVEEYLLHNTFLVSERITLADLFSVAIAIRGFQYFFDKQWRSEHPAVTRWFETVRSQPIFSEVAEKVDLLDTVTLTNPPKKADQPKKEAKKEAKKEAKKEAAPAAAPAAAPEADEAPAAPKAKHPLEALGRPSFPLDEWKRQYSNIKDHNEAMKYFWDNFNFEEWSIWKVDYKYNDELTLTFMSNNLIGGFNNRLEGSRKYIFGCAAVYGENNDSVIQGAFVIRGQEHIPAFDVAPDWESYSFVKLDPSKPEDRQFVEDAWGWEKGITVDGKEYKLADGKVFK